From Zingiber officinale cultivar Zhangliang chromosome 5B, Zo_v1.1, whole genome shotgun sequence, the proteins below share one genomic window:
- the LOC121984626 gene encoding uncharacterized protein LOC121984626 isoform X5, translating into MAAPRVEEVIDFLFARGFSAAADALRDDVLSRCPTSQAAELDLDVGIALPPLKLSTPSLGGEGGGDTARTSADSSSSDTFVSLGSSPFELLNPYGVWSPARSRSDEESTDRQSDFGTARGYNNYWYDDQIGEYCDMFIQTDSGQLHSEDKFIMSAEEKDQFEKQEMFDFGEDGHRHKHDHVGCKGSVDMYNCPFPIRDCCSGSKIDENEEVAEMIRSSSFAVYGRYQILDDQTERLDECGENEVCFKRIREQPDTIILEHDLFHDRSRVEGKECSESDITEEKLQALDHNVVNDSTCGKYDPKIKNDSKGDSYNRNIFSVNKMDDGELQKECYSISPFEEEVYKQGAKSAHGDGDCRMSNKELQEPEAVDLELKVDIGDELRLYNSHENELEIFDLRIIHRKNRTGFEESKEFPIVLKSVIAGRYYITEYLGSAAFSKVVQAHDLHTGMDVCLKIINNDKDFFDQSLDEIKLLKFVNRHDPSDEHHLLRLYDYFYYQEHLFIVTELLKANLYEFQKYNHESGGVEYYTLSRIQVLFPNDSVPMILARMIGILGPIDEEMLSLGLETNKYFTEKYDLYHMNEETDQVEYLIPESSSLSHQLLDSDAKFVDFLSCLLQINPRRRPTASEALEHEWLSISYH; encoded by the exons ATGGCGGCGCCGAGGGTGGAGGAAGTGATCGACTTCTTGTTTGCGCGCGGCTTCTCTGCCGCAGCCGACGCCCTCCGCGACGACGTACTCTCCCGCTGTCCCACGAGCCAGGCGGCGGAGCTCGACCTCGACGTCGGCATCGCTCTCCCGCCTCTGAAACTTTCGACGCCATCCCTTGGCGGCGAAGGCGGCGGCGATACTGCGCGCACCAGTGCGGACTCCAGCTCTTCAGACACGTTCGTCAGCCTCGGTTCTTCGCCATTCG AACTTTTGAATCCCTATGGAGTCTGGTCACCTGCTCGGTCTAGATCGGATGAGGAATCAACTGATCGGCAATCAGACTTTGGGACAGCCAGAGGGTATAATAACTATTGGTATGATGATCAGATTGGAGAATATTGTGATATGTTCATCCAAACAGATTCTGGTCAATTGCACAGCGAAGACAAGTTCATCATGTCTGCAGAGGAAAAGGATCAGTTTGAGAAAcaagaaatgtttgattttggagAAGACGGACATAGGCATAAGCATGATCATGTTGGTTGTAAGGGATCTGTTGATATGTACAATTGTCCTTTCCCAATTCGTGATTGCTGCAGtggatcaaagattgatgaaaatGAGGAAGTTGCTGAAATGATTAGAAGCTCAAGCTTTGCTGTTTATGGCCGCTATCAGATCTTGGATGATCAGACAGAGAGGTTAGATGAATGTGGAGAGAATGAGGTTTGCTTCAAAAGGATACGTGAGCAGCCTGATACCATTATTCTAGAACACGATCTGTTTCATGATAGAAGTCGAGTTGAAGGTAAAGAATGCTCAGAATCAGATATCACAGAGGAAAAACTGCAGGCACTTGATCACAATGTGGTTAATGATAGTACGTGTGGAA AGTATGATCCTAAAATAAAAAACGATAGCAAAGGAGATTCATATAACAGAAACATATTTTCTGTGAACAAGATGGATGATGGGGAGTTGCAAAAAGAATGTTACAGTATATCACCTTTTGAAGAGGAAGTGTACAAACAAGGTGCTAAATCTGCCCATGGAGATGGGGATTGTAGGATGTCTAACAAAGAATTACAGGAACCTGAAGCTGTTGACTTGGAATTAAAGGTTGATATTGGTGATGAGCTTCGTCTTTATAATTCTCATGAAAATGAACTAGAAATATTTGACTTGAGAATAATTCACCGTAAAAACAG GACTGGCTTTGAAGAAAGCAAAGAGTTCCCAATTGTCTTAAAATCAGTTATAGCAGGCAGATATTACATTACAGAGTATCTTGGTTCTGCTGCATTTAGCAAGGTTGTTCAGGCTCATGATCTTCATACAGGAATGGATGTTTGTCTTAAGATAATAAACAACGATAAGGATTTTTTTGACCAGAGTTTAGATGAGATTAAACTCCTTAAGTTTGTTAACAGACATGATCCTTCCGATGAGCATCATTTATTGCGCCTTTATGACTACTTCTACTATCAG GAACATCTTTTCATTGTTACAGAGTTGTTAAAAGCTAACCtgtatgaatttcaaaagtaCAATCATGAGTCTGGTGGGGTGGAATACTATACATTGTCCAGAATACAG GTACTATTTCCAAATGACTCAGTACCCATGATACTTGCTCGGATGATCGGGATCCTTGGTCCAATTGATGAGGAGATGCTTTCACTGGGACTGGAAACAAACAAATATTTCACTGAAAAATATGATCTTTATCACATGAATGAG GAAACAGACCAAGTCGAGTACCTAATACCCGAGAGTTCCTCGCTGTCGCATCAGCTTCTAGATTCTGATGCCAAATTTGttgattttctttcttgtttgctCCAAATAAACCCAAGGAGGAGACCGACAGCTAGTGAAGCACTAGAACATGAATGGCTCTCCATCTCCTACCATTGA
- the LOC121984626 gene encoding probable serine/threonine-protein kinase clkA isoform X1 has protein sequence MAAPRVEEVIDFLFARGFSAAADALRDDVLSRCPTSQAAELDLDVGIALPPLKLSTPSLGGEGGGDTARTSADSSSSDTFVSLGSSPFELLNPYGVWSPARSRSDEESTDRQSDFGTARGYNNYWYDDQIGEYCDMFIQTDSGQLHSEDKFIMSAEEKDQFEKQEMFDFGEDGHRHKHDHVGCKGSVDMYNCPFPIRDCCSGSKIDENEEVAEMIRSSSFAVYGRYQILDDQTERLDECGENEVCFKRIREQPDTIILEHDLFHDRSRVEGKECSESDITEEKLQALDHNVVNDSTCGKYDPKIKNDSKGDSYNRNIFSVNKMDDGELQKECYSISPFEEEVYKQGAKSAHGDGDCRMSNKELQEPEAVDLELKVRIHNFHLDHFCATYAPTSENKCAEFLCINFRTGFEESKEFPIVLKSVIAGRYYITEYLGSAAFSKVVQAHDLHTGMDVCLKIINNDKDFFDQSLDEIKLLKFVNRHDPSDEHHLLRLYDYFYYQEHLFIVTELLKANLYEFQKYNHESGGVEYYTLSRIQDIARQCLEALLYLHHLRIIHCDLKPENILLKSYSRCEIKVIDLGSSCFEMDNLSTYVQSRSYRAPEVILGLSYDQKIDIWSLGCILAELYTGDVLFPNDSVPMILARMIGILGPIDEEMLSLGLETNKYFTEKYDLYHMNEETDQVEYLIPESSSLSHQLLDSDAKFVDFLSCLLQINPRRRPTASEALEHEWLSISYH, from the exons ATGGCGGCGCCGAGGGTGGAGGAAGTGATCGACTTCTTGTTTGCGCGCGGCTTCTCTGCCGCAGCCGACGCCCTCCGCGACGACGTACTCTCCCGCTGTCCCACGAGCCAGGCGGCGGAGCTCGACCTCGACGTCGGCATCGCTCTCCCGCCTCTGAAACTTTCGACGCCATCCCTTGGCGGCGAAGGCGGCGGCGATACTGCGCGCACCAGTGCGGACTCCAGCTCTTCAGACACGTTCGTCAGCCTCGGTTCTTCGCCATTCG AACTTTTGAATCCCTATGGAGTCTGGTCACCTGCTCGGTCTAGATCGGATGAGGAATCAACTGATCGGCAATCAGACTTTGGGACAGCCAGAGGGTATAATAACTATTGGTATGATGATCAGATTGGAGAATATTGTGATATGTTCATCCAAACAGATTCTGGTCAATTGCACAGCGAAGACAAGTTCATCATGTCTGCAGAGGAAAAGGATCAGTTTGAGAAAcaagaaatgtttgattttggagAAGACGGACATAGGCATAAGCATGATCATGTTGGTTGTAAGGGATCTGTTGATATGTACAATTGTCCTTTCCCAATTCGTGATTGCTGCAGtggatcaaagattgatgaaaatGAGGAAGTTGCTGAAATGATTAGAAGCTCAAGCTTTGCTGTTTATGGCCGCTATCAGATCTTGGATGATCAGACAGAGAGGTTAGATGAATGTGGAGAGAATGAGGTTTGCTTCAAAAGGATACGTGAGCAGCCTGATACCATTATTCTAGAACACGATCTGTTTCATGATAGAAGTCGAGTTGAAGGTAAAGAATGCTCAGAATCAGATATCACAGAGGAAAAACTGCAGGCACTTGATCACAATGTGGTTAATGATAGTACGTGTGGAA AGTATGATCCTAAAATAAAAAACGATAGCAAAGGAGATTCATATAACAGAAACATATTTTCTGTGAACAAGATGGATGATGGGGAGTTGCAAAAAGAATGTTACAGTATATCACCTTTTGAAGAGGAAGTGTACAAACAAGGTGCTAAATCTGCCCATGGAGATGGGGATTGTAGGATGTCTAACAAAGAATTACAGGAACCTGAAGCTGTTGACTTGGAATTAAAG GTTCGGATCCATAACTTCCATCTAGACCATTTTTGTGCAACATACGCACCTACTTCAGAAAACAAATGTGCTGAATTCTTGTGCATCAACTTCAGGACTGGCTTTGAAGAAAGCAAAGAGTTCCCAATTGTCTTAAAATCAGTTATAGCAGGCAGATATTACATTACAGAGTATCTTGGTTCTGCTGCATTTAGCAAGGTTGTTCAGGCTCATGATCTTCATACAGGAATGGATGTTTGTCTTAAGATAATAAACAACGATAAGGATTTTTTTGACCAGAGTTTAGATGAGATTAAACTCCTTAAGTTTGTTAACAGACATGATCCTTCCGATGAGCATCATTTATTGCGCCTTTATGACTACTTCTACTATCAG GAACATCTTTTCATTGTTACAGAGTTGTTAAAAGCTAACCtgtatgaatttcaaaagtaCAATCATGAGTCTGGTGGGGTGGAATACTATACATTGTCCAGAATACAG GATATTGCTCGACAATGTCTAGAGGCTTTATTATACCTCCATCATTTGAGGATAATTCATTGTGATTTGAAACCTGAGAATATCCTTCTCAAGAGCTATAGTAGATGTGAAATTAAAGTCATTGACCTTGGAAGCAGTTGCTTTGAGATGGACAACTTAAGCACATATGTGCAGTCTCGCTCTTATCGAGCTCCTGAAGTTATCCTAGGTCTCTCTTATGATCAGAAGATCGATATCTGGTCCCTAGGTTGCATCCTGGCTGAGCTGTACACTGGTGAC GTACTATTTCCAAATGACTCAGTACCCATGATACTTGCTCGGATGATCGGGATCCTTGGTCCAATTGATGAGGAGATGCTTTCACTGGGACTGGAAACAAACAAATATTTCACTGAAAAATATGATCTTTATCACATGAATGAG GAAACAGACCAAGTCGAGTACCTAATACCCGAGAGTTCCTCGCTGTCGCATCAGCTTCTAGATTCTGATGCCAAATTTGttgattttctttcttgtttgctCCAAATAAACCCAAGGAGGAGACCGACAGCTAGTGAAGCACTAGAACATGAATGGCTCTCCATCTCCTACCATTGA
- the LOC121984626 gene encoding uncharacterized protein LOC121984626 isoform X4 translates to MAAPRVEEVIDFLFARGFSAAADALRDDVLSRCPTSQAAELDLDVGIALPPLKLSTPSLGGEGGGDTARTSADSSSSDTFVSLGSSPFELLNPYGVWSPARSRSDEESTDRQSDFGTARGYNNYWYDDQIGEYCDMFIQTDSGQLHSEDKFIMSAEEKDQFEKQEMFDFGEDGHRHKHDHVGCKGSVDMYNCPFPIRDCCSGSKIDENEEVAEMIRSSSFAVYGRYQILDDQTERLDECGENEVCFKRIREQPDTIILEHDLFHDRSRVEGKECSESDITEEKLQALDHNVVNDSTCGKYDPKIKNDSKGDSYNRNIFSVNKMDDGELQKECYSISPFEEEVYKQGAKSAHGDGDCRMSNKELQEPEAVDLELKVRIHNFHLDHFCATYAPTSENKCAEFLCINFRTGFEESKEFPIVLKSVIAGRYYITEYLGSAAFSKVVQAHDLHTGMDVCLKIINNDKDFFDQSLDEIKLLKFVNRHDPSDEHHLLRLYDYFYYQEHLFIVTELLKANLYEFQKYNHESGGVEYYTLSRIQVLFPNDSVPMILARMIGILGPIDEEMLSLGLETNKYFTEKYDLYHMNEETDQVEYLIPESSSLSHQLLDSDAKFVDFLSCLLQINPRRRPTASEALEHEWLSISYH, encoded by the exons ATGGCGGCGCCGAGGGTGGAGGAAGTGATCGACTTCTTGTTTGCGCGCGGCTTCTCTGCCGCAGCCGACGCCCTCCGCGACGACGTACTCTCCCGCTGTCCCACGAGCCAGGCGGCGGAGCTCGACCTCGACGTCGGCATCGCTCTCCCGCCTCTGAAACTTTCGACGCCATCCCTTGGCGGCGAAGGCGGCGGCGATACTGCGCGCACCAGTGCGGACTCCAGCTCTTCAGACACGTTCGTCAGCCTCGGTTCTTCGCCATTCG AACTTTTGAATCCCTATGGAGTCTGGTCACCTGCTCGGTCTAGATCGGATGAGGAATCAACTGATCGGCAATCAGACTTTGGGACAGCCAGAGGGTATAATAACTATTGGTATGATGATCAGATTGGAGAATATTGTGATATGTTCATCCAAACAGATTCTGGTCAATTGCACAGCGAAGACAAGTTCATCATGTCTGCAGAGGAAAAGGATCAGTTTGAGAAAcaagaaatgtttgattttggagAAGACGGACATAGGCATAAGCATGATCATGTTGGTTGTAAGGGATCTGTTGATATGTACAATTGTCCTTTCCCAATTCGTGATTGCTGCAGtggatcaaagattgatgaaaatGAGGAAGTTGCTGAAATGATTAGAAGCTCAAGCTTTGCTGTTTATGGCCGCTATCAGATCTTGGATGATCAGACAGAGAGGTTAGATGAATGTGGAGAGAATGAGGTTTGCTTCAAAAGGATACGTGAGCAGCCTGATACCATTATTCTAGAACACGATCTGTTTCATGATAGAAGTCGAGTTGAAGGTAAAGAATGCTCAGAATCAGATATCACAGAGGAAAAACTGCAGGCACTTGATCACAATGTGGTTAATGATAGTACGTGTGGAA AGTATGATCCTAAAATAAAAAACGATAGCAAAGGAGATTCATATAACAGAAACATATTTTCTGTGAACAAGATGGATGATGGGGAGTTGCAAAAAGAATGTTACAGTATATCACCTTTTGAAGAGGAAGTGTACAAACAAGGTGCTAAATCTGCCCATGGAGATGGGGATTGTAGGATGTCTAACAAAGAATTACAGGAACCTGAAGCTGTTGACTTGGAATTAAAG GTTCGGATCCATAACTTCCATCTAGACCATTTTTGTGCAACATACGCACCTACTTCAGAAAACAAATGTGCTGAATTCTTGTGCATCAACTTCAGGACTGGCTTTGAAGAAAGCAAAGAGTTCCCAATTGTCTTAAAATCAGTTATAGCAGGCAGATATTACATTACAGAGTATCTTGGTTCTGCTGCATTTAGCAAGGTTGTTCAGGCTCATGATCTTCATACAGGAATGGATGTTTGTCTTAAGATAATAAACAACGATAAGGATTTTTTTGACCAGAGTTTAGATGAGATTAAACTCCTTAAGTTTGTTAACAGACATGATCCTTCCGATGAGCATCATTTATTGCGCCTTTATGACTACTTCTACTATCAG GAACATCTTTTCATTGTTACAGAGTTGTTAAAAGCTAACCtgtatgaatttcaaaagtaCAATCATGAGTCTGGTGGGGTGGAATACTATACATTGTCCAGAATACAG GTACTATTTCCAAATGACTCAGTACCCATGATACTTGCTCGGATGATCGGGATCCTTGGTCCAATTGATGAGGAGATGCTTTCACTGGGACTGGAAACAAACAAATATTTCACTGAAAAATATGATCTTTATCACATGAATGAG GAAACAGACCAAGTCGAGTACCTAATACCCGAGAGTTCCTCGCTGTCGCATCAGCTTCTAGATTCTGATGCCAAATTTGttgattttctttcttgtttgctCCAAATAAACCCAAGGAGGAGACCGACAGCTAGTGAAGCACTAGAACATGAATGGCTCTCCATCTCCTACCATTGA
- the LOC121984626 gene encoding dual specificity protein kinase CLK2-like isoform X2, which produces MAAPRVEEVIDFLFARGFSAAADALRDDVLSRCPTSQAAELDLDVGIALPPLKLSTPSLGGEGGGDTARTSADSSSSDTFVSLGSSPFELLNPYGVWSPARSRSDEESTDRQSDFGTARGYNNYWYDDQIGEYCDMFIQTDSGQLHSEDKFIMSAEEKDQFEKQEMFDFGEDGHRHKHDHVGCKGSVDMYNCPFPIRDCCSGSKIDENEEVAEMIRSSSFAVYGRYQILDDQTERLDECGENEVCFKRIREQPDTIILEHDLFHDRSRVEGKECSESDITEEKLQALDHNVVNDSTCGKYDPKIKNDSKGDSYNRNIFSVNKMDDGELQKECYSISPFEEEVYKQGAKSAHGDGDCRMSNKELQEPEAVDLELKVDIGDELRLYNSHENELEIFDLRIIHRKNRTGFEESKEFPIVLKSVIAGRYYITEYLGSAAFSKVVQAHDLHTGMDVCLKIINNDKDFFDQSLDEIKLLKFVNRHDPSDEHHLLRLYDYFYYQEHLFIVTELLKANLYEFQKYNHESGGVEYYTLSRIQDIARQCLEALLYLHHLRIIHCDLKPENILLKSYSRCEIKVIDLGSSCFEMDNLSTYVQSRSYRAPEVILGLSYDQKIDIWSLGCILAELYTGDVLFPNDSVPMILARMIGILGPIDEEMLSLGLETNKYFTEKYDLYHMNEETDQVEYLIPESSSLSHQLLDSDAKFVDFLSCLLQINPRRRPTASEALEHEWLSISYH; this is translated from the exons ATGGCGGCGCCGAGGGTGGAGGAAGTGATCGACTTCTTGTTTGCGCGCGGCTTCTCTGCCGCAGCCGACGCCCTCCGCGACGACGTACTCTCCCGCTGTCCCACGAGCCAGGCGGCGGAGCTCGACCTCGACGTCGGCATCGCTCTCCCGCCTCTGAAACTTTCGACGCCATCCCTTGGCGGCGAAGGCGGCGGCGATACTGCGCGCACCAGTGCGGACTCCAGCTCTTCAGACACGTTCGTCAGCCTCGGTTCTTCGCCATTCG AACTTTTGAATCCCTATGGAGTCTGGTCACCTGCTCGGTCTAGATCGGATGAGGAATCAACTGATCGGCAATCAGACTTTGGGACAGCCAGAGGGTATAATAACTATTGGTATGATGATCAGATTGGAGAATATTGTGATATGTTCATCCAAACAGATTCTGGTCAATTGCACAGCGAAGACAAGTTCATCATGTCTGCAGAGGAAAAGGATCAGTTTGAGAAAcaagaaatgtttgattttggagAAGACGGACATAGGCATAAGCATGATCATGTTGGTTGTAAGGGATCTGTTGATATGTACAATTGTCCTTTCCCAATTCGTGATTGCTGCAGtggatcaaagattgatgaaaatGAGGAAGTTGCTGAAATGATTAGAAGCTCAAGCTTTGCTGTTTATGGCCGCTATCAGATCTTGGATGATCAGACAGAGAGGTTAGATGAATGTGGAGAGAATGAGGTTTGCTTCAAAAGGATACGTGAGCAGCCTGATACCATTATTCTAGAACACGATCTGTTTCATGATAGAAGTCGAGTTGAAGGTAAAGAATGCTCAGAATCAGATATCACAGAGGAAAAACTGCAGGCACTTGATCACAATGTGGTTAATGATAGTACGTGTGGAA AGTATGATCCTAAAATAAAAAACGATAGCAAAGGAGATTCATATAACAGAAACATATTTTCTGTGAACAAGATGGATGATGGGGAGTTGCAAAAAGAATGTTACAGTATATCACCTTTTGAAGAGGAAGTGTACAAACAAGGTGCTAAATCTGCCCATGGAGATGGGGATTGTAGGATGTCTAACAAAGAATTACAGGAACCTGAAGCTGTTGACTTGGAATTAAAGGTTGATATTGGTGATGAGCTTCGTCTTTATAATTCTCATGAAAATGAACTAGAAATATTTGACTTGAGAATAATTCACCGTAAAAACAG GACTGGCTTTGAAGAAAGCAAAGAGTTCCCAATTGTCTTAAAATCAGTTATAGCAGGCAGATATTACATTACAGAGTATCTTGGTTCTGCTGCATTTAGCAAGGTTGTTCAGGCTCATGATCTTCATACAGGAATGGATGTTTGTCTTAAGATAATAAACAACGATAAGGATTTTTTTGACCAGAGTTTAGATGAGATTAAACTCCTTAAGTTTGTTAACAGACATGATCCTTCCGATGAGCATCATTTATTGCGCCTTTATGACTACTTCTACTATCAG GAACATCTTTTCATTGTTACAGAGTTGTTAAAAGCTAACCtgtatgaatttcaaaagtaCAATCATGAGTCTGGTGGGGTGGAATACTATACATTGTCCAGAATACAG GATATTGCTCGACAATGTCTAGAGGCTTTATTATACCTCCATCATTTGAGGATAATTCATTGTGATTTGAAACCTGAGAATATCCTTCTCAAGAGCTATAGTAGATGTGAAATTAAAGTCATTGACCTTGGAAGCAGTTGCTTTGAGATGGACAACTTAAGCACATATGTGCAGTCTCGCTCTTATCGAGCTCCTGAAGTTATCCTAGGTCTCTCTTATGATCAGAAGATCGATATCTGGTCCCTAGGTTGCATCCTGGCTGAGCTGTACACTGGTGAC GTACTATTTCCAAATGACTCAGTACCCATGATACTTGCTCGGATGATCGGGATCCTTGGTCCAATTGATGAGGAGATGCTTTCACTGGGACTGGAAACAAACAAATATTTCACTGAAAAATATGATCTTTATCACATGAATGAG GAAACAGACCAAGTCGAGTACCTAATACCCGAGAGTTCCTCGCTGTCGCATCAGCTTCTAGATTCTGATGCCAAATTTGttgattttctttcttgtttgctCCAAATAAACCCAAGGAGGAGACCGACAGCTAGTGAAGCACTAGAACATGAATGGCTCTCCATCTCCTACCATTGA
- the LOC121984626 gene encoding serine/threonine-protein kinase pakD-like isoform X3 encodes MAAPRVEEVIDFLFARGFSAAADALRDDVLSRCPTSQAAELDLDVGIALPPLKLSTPSLGGEGGGDTARTSADSSSSDTFVSLGSSPFELLNPYGVWSPARSRSDEESTDRQSDFGTARGYNNYWYDDQIGEYCDMFIQTDSGQLHSEDKFIMSAEEKDQFEKQEMFDFGEDGHRHKHDHVGCKGSVDMYNCPFPIRDCCSGSKIDENEEVAEMIRSSSFAVYGRYQILDDQTERLDECGENEVCFKRIREQPDTIILEHDLFHDRSRVEGKECSESDITEEKLQALDHNVVNDKYDPKIKNDSKGDSYNRNIFSVNKMDDGELQKECYSISPFEEEVYKQGAKSAHGDGDCRMSNKELQEPEAVDLELKVRIHNFHLDHFCATYAPTSENKCAEFLCINFRTGFEESKEFPIVLKSVIAGRYYITEYLGSAAFSKVVQAHDLHTGMDVCLKIINNDKDFFDQSLDEIKLLKFVNRHDPSDEHHLLRLYDYFYYQEHLFIVTELLKANLYEFQKYNHESGGVEYYTLSRIQDIARQCLEALLYLHHLRIIHCDLKPENILLKSYSRCEIKVIDLGSSCFEMDNLSTYVQSRSYRAPEVILGLSYDQKIDIWSLGCILAELYTGDVLFPNDSVPMILARMIGILGPIDEEMLSLGLETNKYFTEKYDLYHMNEETDQVEYLIPESSSLSHQLLDSDAKFVDFLSCLLQINPRRRPTASEALEHEWLSISYH; translated from the exons ATGGCGGCGCCGAGGGTGGAGGAAGTGATCGACTTCTTGTTTGCGCGCGGCTTCTCTGCCGCAGCCGACGCCCTCCGCGACGACGTACTCTCCCGCTGTCCCACGAGCCAGGCGGCGGAGCTCGACCTCGACGTCGGCATCGCTCTCCCGCCTCTGAAACTTTCGACGCCATCCCTTGGCGGCGAAGGCGGCGGCGATACTGCGCGCACCAGTGCGGACTCCAGCTCTTCAGACACGTTCGTCAGCCTCGGTTCTTCGCCATTCG AACTTTTGAATCCCTATGGAGTCTGGTCACCTGCTCGGTCTAGATCGGATGAGGAATCAACTGATCGGCAATCAGACTTTGGGACAGCCAGAGGGTATAATAACTATTGGTATGATGATCAGATTGGAGAATATTGTGATATGTTCATCCAAACAGATTCTGGTCAATTGCACAGCGAAGACAAGTTCATCATGTCTGCAGAGGAAAAGGATCAGTTTGAGAAAcaagaaatgtttgattttggagAAGACGGACATAGGCATAAGCATGATCATGTTGGTTGTAAGGGATCTGTTGATATGTACAATTGTCCTTTCCCAATTCGTGATTGCTGCAGtggatcaaagattgatgaaaatGAGGAAGTTGCTGAAATGATTAGAAGCTCAAGCTTTGCTGTTTATGGCCGCTATCAGATCTTGGATGATCAGACAGAGAGGTTAGATGAATGTGGAGAGAATGAGGTTTGCTTCAAAAGGATACGTGAGCAGCCTGATACCATTATTCTAGAACACGATCTGTTTCATGATAGAAGTCGAGTTGAAGGTAAAGAATGCTCAGAATCAGATATCACAGAGGAAAAACTGCAGGCACTTGATCACAATGTGGTTAATGATA AGTATGATCCTAAAATAAAAAACGATAGCAAAGGAGATTCATATAACAGAAACATATTTTCTGTGAACAAGATGGATGATGGGGAGTTGCAAAAAGAATGTTACAGTATATCACCTTTTGAAGAGGAAGTGTACAAACAAGGTGCTAAATCTGCCCATGGAGATGGGGATTGTAGGATGTCTAACAAAGAATTACAGGAACCTGAAGCTGTTGACTTGGAATTAAAG GTTCGGATCCATAACTTCCATCTAGACCATTTTTGTGCAACATACGCACCTACTTCAGAAAACAAATGTGCTGAATTCTTGTGCATCAACTTCAGGACTGGCTTTGAAGAAAGCAAAGAGTTCCCAATTGTCTTAAAATCAGTTATAGCAGGCAGATATTACATTACAGAGTATCTTGGTTCTGCTGCATTTAGCAAGGTTGTTCAGGCTCATGATCTTCATACAGGAATGGATGTTTGTCTTAAGATAATAAACAACGATAAGGATTTTTTTGACCAGAGTTTAGATGAGATTAAACTCCTTAAGTTTGTTAACAGACATGATCCTTCCGATGAGCATCATTTATTGCGCCTTTATGACTACTTCTACTATCAG GAACATCTTTTCATTGTTACAGAGTTGTTAAAAGCTAACCtgtatgaatttcaaaagtaCAATCATGAGTCTGGTGGGGTGGAATACTATACATTGTCCAGAATACAG GATATTGCTCGACAATGTCTAGAGGCTTTATTATACCTCCATCATTTGAGGATAATTCATTGTGATTTGAAACCTGAGAATATCCTTCTCAAGAGCTATAGTAGATGTGAAATTAAAGTCATTGACCTTGGAAGCAGTTGCTTTGAGATGGACAACTTAAGCACATATGTGCAGTCTCGCTCTTATCGAGCTCCTGAAGTTATCCTAGGTCTCTCTTATGATCAGAAGATCGATATCTGGTCCCTAGGTTGCATCCTGGCTGAGCTGTACACTGGTGAC GTACTATTTCCAAATGACTCAGTACCCATGATACTTGCTCGGATGATCGGGATCCTTGGTCCAATTGATGAGGAGATGCTTTCACTGGGACTGGAAACAAACAAATATTTCACTGAAAAATATGATCTTTATCACATGAATGAG GAAACAGACCAAGTCGAGTACCTAATACCCGAGAGTTCCTCGCTGTCGCATCAGCTTCTAGATTCTGATGCCAAATTTGttgattttctttcttgtttgctCCAAATAAACCCAAGGAGGAGACCGACAGCTAGTGAAGCACTAGAACATGAATGGCTCTCCATCTCCTACCATTGA